A DNA window from Porphyromonas gingivalis ATCC 33277 contains the following coding sequences:
- a CDS encoding TapA/TapC family T9SS-dependent outer membrane protein, with the protein MKTKVLRKFVVAAFAVATLCPLAQAQTMGGDDVKVVQYNQEKLVQTRMSVADNGWIYVMTHSGYDTGNSNVKIFRSKDQGATYQKLRDWDPSDDYQFQDFDIVVTGKNESDIKIWSVELMNKPGGYKSRVAVFSRDANAQNAKLVYKEDFSNVQLYDVDIASNYRSPSSLNNGGNPFALAFAYTGFNNTHKISFVDYVFSLNGGQNFNKNLLFSQDGEKKIDKVDLSLGSTSESMGHNAWPLMGVVFEMNKQGGKSDIGFLSNFVDNDPEFQWSGPIKVSENDMSFSPKIQMLLDEDNNTINGESCHNFMITYSDYDSEYSDWDIRYVYPKKSFKYEKGKTPTMDDLVEAFLTASYQSETNSGLGYDKNANHYLITYAKKEENGTNTLKYRWANYDKIHNKDLWSDTFTYTSSANALYTPQVDINPTKGLVCWSWVEYLPGKRIVWSDTQWTHANGVEDIVMQEGSMKLYPNPAQEYAVISLPTAANCKAVVYDMQGRVVAEASFSGNEYRLNVQHLAKGTYMLKVVSDTERFVEKLIVE; encoded by the coding sequence ATGAAGACAAAAGTTTTACGCAAATTCGTGGTGGCGGCTTTCGCCGTCGCAACCCTCTGTCCTCTCGCTCAAGCGCAGACGATGGGAGGAGATGATGTTAAGGTGGTCCAGTACAATCAGGAAAAACTGGTACAAACGAGGATGAGTGTGGCGGACAACGGATGGATCTATGTAATGACCCACAGTGGATACGACACCGGCAATAGCAATGTGAAGATCTTCCGCTCCAAAGACCAAGGTGCCACATACCAAAAGTTGAGGGATTGGGATCCATCGGATGATTATCAGTTTCAAGACTTCGATATCGTGGTAACGGGTAAGAATGAATCCGACATCAAGATTTGGTCGGTAGAGCTCATGAATAAGCCCGGAGGATATAAGAGTAGAGTTGCGGTCTTCAGTCGCGATGCCAACGCGCAGAATGCGAAACTCGTGTATAAGGAAGACTTCTCCAATGTGCAGTTGTACGATGTGGATATAGCCTCCAACTATCGTTCGCCTTCTTCTCTTAACAATGGTGGCAACCCTTTTGCTTTGGCTTTCGCTTACACCGGCTTCAACAATACGCACAAAATAAGTTTTGTGGACTATGTGTTCTCTCTGAATGGAGGGCAAAATTTCAATAAAAACTTACTCTTCAGTCAAGATGGAGAGAAGAAAATTGACAAGGTGGATCTCTCATTGGGTAGCACCTCTGAATCCATGGGTCACAATGCCTGGCCGCTAATGGGTGTGGTATTCGAAATGAATAAACAAGGGGGAAAAAGCGATATCGGTTTCTTGTCGAACTTTGTCGACAATGATCCCGAATTTCAGTGGTCAGGCCCTATAAAAGTGAGTGAAAACGACATGTCGTTCAGCCCCAAAATCCAAATGTTGCTGGACGAGGATAACAATACGATCAATGGGGAGAGTTGCCACAACTTCATGATTACGTACAGCGATTATGATTCTGAATATTCGGATTGGGACATTCGGTATGTATATCCCAAGAAATCGTTCAAGTATGAAAAAGGAAAAACTCCGACTATGGATGATCTGGTGGAAGCTTTCCTTACAGCTTCGTACCAGAGTGAGACCAACTCGGGGCTGGGGTATGACAAGAACGCCAATCACTACCTGATTACCTATGCCAAAAAAGAAGAGAACGGTACGAACACGCTGAAATACCGCTGGGCCAATTATGACAAGATTCATAACAAAGATTTGTGGAGCGACACATTTACGTATACATCATCTGCCAATGCTCTCTACACACCTCAAGTAGACATCAATCCGACCAAGGGTCTCGTGTGCTGGTCATGGGTGGAATATCTGCCGGGCAAACGGATCGTTTGGTCTGATACGCAGTGGACCCATGCCAACGGTGTAGAAGACATCGTAATGCAAGAAGGCAGCATGAAGCTCTACCCGAATCCGGCTCAAGAATATGCTGTGATCAGCCTGCCGACGGCAGCAAACTGCAAGGCTGTTGTTTACGATATGCAGGGCAGAGTAGTCGCTGAGGCTTCTTTCTCCGGCAACGAATACAGGCTGAACGTGCAGCACTTGGCTAAGGGTACGTACATGCTCAAGGTCGTATCCGATACGGAGCGTTTCGTAGAGAAGCTCATCGTGGAATAA
- a CDS encoding porin family protein: MKMKKMILIAAMILAAVGALSAQGRIAFRADAAVGFSTGDYKMESIGDLTGKSIVGYRISGGLDIPIGYGLYVNPSLAFHSKGMKTNLEGVALGTWGLNSSLKVKTHYIEIPVHLGYRLSLLNLVSVAVQAGPYFSYAIKGDGTVVRKDGQETTFDIYKDGLKEMINAKRFDVGLGAAAMVGYSNFYLLIGADFGLINTVKDIKPETKNLEATLKNTSFHVGLGIRL, encoded by the coding sequence ATGAAAATGAAGAAAATGATCTTGATCGCCGCTATGATTTTGGCGGCTGTCGGTGCCCTTTCGGCACAAGGGAGAATCGCCTTCAGGGCAGATGCAGCTGTCGGTTTCAGTACAGGCGACTATAAGATGGAAAGTATCGGTGACCTTACCGGTAAGTCCATCGTGGGCTATCGTATCTCCGGAGGTCTGGATATACCCATAGGTTATGGTCTTTATGTTAATCCTAGTTTAGCATTCCATTCCAAAGGGATGAAAACGAATCTTGAGGGAGTTGCTCTAGGTACTTGGGGGCTAAACTCTTCTCTAAAGGTGAAGACACACTACATTGAGATACCGGTTCATCTGGGTTATCGTCTGAGTCTGCTCAACTTGGTATCTGTTGCTGTACAGGCAGGGCCCTATTTCTCCTATGCTATCAAGGGTGACGGTACTGTTGTCAGAAAGGATGGTCAAGAGACGACCTTCGATATTTATAAAGATGGCTTGAAAGAGATGATCAATGCTAAACGTTTCGATGTCGGTCTCGGTGCTGCTGCCATGGTCGGCTATTCGAATTTCTATCTGCTCATCGGTGCAGACTTCGGTTTGATCAACACCGTAAAAGACATTAAACCCGAGACTAAAAACTTGGAGGCTACGCTGAAGAATACCTCTTTCCACGTAGGCTTAGGTATTCGCTTGTAG
- the thiH gene encoding 2-iminoacetate synthase ThiH, with amino-acid sequence MTFYDHLYASPYTWERVGNLLADATAADVERSLAYRRRTIQDFITLISPAAIPYLEQMARQAHALTVERFGHTMQLYIPLYLSNICSNACVYCGFSRSNKIHRRRLTAEEVDREAEAILRLGYKHLLLVSGESEKATPASYYEEMTRRLRPLFSQLSLEVQPLTTEEYARLHEAGIGAVYVYQETYNEQAYPTYHPAGRKADYRYRLETPDRIGRANMQKIGIGALLGLENWRVDSVFTALHLRYLEQTYWKSKFSISLPRLRPATGGWEPKDSIDDVGMVQLITAFRLLDKDVEISLSTRESREFRDHVMPLGITSVSAGSKTEPGGYAEEKADLEQFAINDTRSPAEMAADLRRLGYEPVWKDWDAFM; translated from the coding sequence ATGACTTTCTATGATCACTTGTACGCCTCCCCCTATACTTGGGAGCGAGTGGGTAACCTCTTGGCCGATGCTACGGCTGCCGATGTGGAGCGTTCGTTGGCATACCGACGCCGCACCATCCAAGACTTTATCACGCTTATTTCGCCTGCAGCCATCCCTTATCTGGAGCAGATGGCCCGGCAGGCGCATGCCCTGACGGTAGAGCGATTCGGCCACACGATGCAGCTCTATATCCCCCTCTACCTGTCGAATATCTGTAGCAATGCCTGTGTATACTGCGGATTCAGTCGGTCGAACAAAATCCATCGCCGCCGACTCACTGCCGAAGAGGTGGATCGGGAAGCGGAAGCGATCCTTCGGCTCGGATACAAACACCTCCTTCTCGTGTCGGGAGAGTCCGAGAAAGCCACTCCGGCAAGCTACTATGAGGAAATGACGCGGCGACTGCGTCCACTCTTCTCCCAACTCTCGCTCGAAGTTCAGCCCCTGACCACGGAAGAATATGCCCGTCTGCATGAAGCCGGTATCGGAGCCGTCTATGTGTATCAGGAGACATACAACGAGCAGGCATACCCCACCTATCACCCTGCCGGCCGGAAGGCGGACTATCGCTACCGCTTGGAGACTCCCGACAGAATCGGCCGAGCCAATATGCAAAAGATCGGAATAGGGGCACTGCTGGGACTGGAGAATTGGCGTGTGGACTCCGTTTTCACTGCTTTGCACCTGCGGTATCTGGAACAGACGTATTGGAAGAGCAAGTTTTCCATCTCGCTGCCTCGTCTGCGTCCTGCCACGGGCGGATGGGAGCCTAAAGATTCTATCGATGATGTCGGTATGGTACAGCTTATTACTGCCTTCCGTCTGTTGGATAAGGATGTCGAGATCAGCCTGTCCACACGGGAGAGTCGTGAGTTTCGAGACCACGTGATGCCGCTCGGTATCACCTCGGTCAGTGCCGGCAGCAAGACCGAACCCGGAGGATATGCCGAAGAGAAAGCGGATCTGGAGCAATTCGCCATCAACGATACTCGCAGTCCGGCCGAAATGGCTGCCGATCTTCGCCGACTTGGCTACGAGCCGGTTTGGAAAGACTGGGATGCTTTCATGTAA
- a CDS encoding thiazole synthase — protein MEMLQIAGKTFESRLFVGTGKFASSDLMEAVVLASQSRMVTVALKRVEIGRGEEDDMISRIVRHPEITLLPNTSGVRSAKEAILAAELAREALQTNWLKLEVHPDPRYLLPDPIETLRATEELVRRGFIVLPYVQADPVLCKHLEEAGAATVMPLGAPIGSNRGLKTREMIRIIIEQSRVPVVIDAGIGAPSQAAEAMEMGADAVLVNTAIAVAEDPVSMATAFRLAVEAGRMAFEAKLGSVRSEAEASSPFTSFLNLK, from the coding sequence ATGGAAATGTTACAAATTGCCGGCAAAACATTTGAATCACGCCTATTCGTCGGCACAGGTAAGTTTGCCTCCTCCGACCTGATGGAGGCTGTGGTCTTGGCATCGCAATCCCGTATGGTGACCGTTGCCCTGAAACGAGTGGAAATTGGTCGCGGCGAAGAAGACGACATGATCAGTCGCATCGTCCGCCATCCGGAAATCACTCTCCTGCCCAATACTTCGGGTGTTCGCTCTGCCAAAGAAGCCATTCTGGCGGCCGAGCTTGCACGGGAAGCCCTCCAAACCAACTGGCTCAAGTTGGAAGTACATCCGGATCCCCGCTATTTGCTCCCTGACCCTATCGAGACGCTTCGTGCCACGGAGGAGTTGGTTCGTCGTGGCTTTATCGTGCTCCCTTACGTTCAGGCCGATCCTGTGCTGTGCAAGCATCTGGAAGAAGCCGGCGCAGCCACGGTGATGCCACTGGGTGCTCCCATCGGCAGCAATCGCGGACTGAAGACCCGTGAAATGATCCGTATCATCATCGAACAGAGTCGTGTGCCGGTCGTCATTGATGCAGGTATCGGTGCGCCCAGCCAAGCGGCAGAAGCCATGGAGATGGGGGCTGATGCCGTTCTAGTGAATACGGCCATAGCCGTGGCGGAAGATCCCGTAAGCATGGCGACGGCTTTCCGCCTTGCCGTGGAAGCCGGCCGAATGGCTTTCGAAGCCAAGCTCGGCAGCGTCCGCTCCGAAGCCGAAGCCAGCTCGCCGTTTACCTCTTTCCTCAATCTGAAATAA
- a CDS encoding thiamine phosphate synthase produces MKPWLITPERLTSEQIGLLDHFFDRGLERLHLRLPDAGEEEYSLVIEAVAACYRRRIVVHDHPRLVGRYGLCGLHLPERVWKGMTDRPQLPDGCTVSASCHTIEDIESFPFRIDYCFLSPIFDSLCKVGHAGRFSPDSLGDRLQRLHLPVVALGGITPDRLPQLRRAGFASAAALGYVWLAEGRELMRWQELCTPAVICVGGVDPSAGAGITADVRTAENMGVRAYTVATAITFQGSGSYRGERWLDPADIIRQIETLSAEMEPAVAKIGLIRDSDTLSFVVDCLKKVFPSIRIVWDPVLRASADSSSGQADRFNLEDITALSRIDFITPNLPEARHLLGCEPDDETLLDFYRRSGVGLVLKGGHAGESVVTDRIVYDGRCEALRLLRGGTEKHGTGCAHSTAFAAALALEQEPFTAAGMAQLYVSRLRERTSGLLAMHKDLPVDPVVRLMSEIDLQFITHRQPDLSELEEAEAVCRMGVRWVQLRMKEASHEEMLRTACAVKAVCRHYGSLFVVNDRVEIARQVDADGVHLGKEDMAIVEARRILGSNKIIGRTCNTMEDVRRAYAEGADYVGIGPYRYTETKQRLAPVLGLEGYKAIAACMQAEGIRLPAFAIGGIEDADIPLIRDCGIGGIAVSGSLIRKIKKN; encoded by the coding sequence ATGAAACCGTGGCTGATCACTCCCGAAAGGCTTACGAGCGAGCAAATCGGCCTGCTCGACCACTTTTTCGACCGGGGCTTGGAGCGGCTGCATCTTCGCCTGCCCGATGCCGGCGAAGAGGAGTATTCGCTGGTCATCGAAGCTGTGGCAGCCTGCTATCGCCGGAGAATCGTGGTGCACGACCATCCCCGGCTCGTCGGCCGCTACGGATTGTGCGGTTTGCATCTGCCCGAACGGGTCTGGAAAGGCATGACCGATCGGCCACAGCTCCCCGATGGTTGTACGGTGTCAGCTTCGTGCCACACGATAGAGGATATAGAGTCCTTCCCCTTTCGGATCGACTACTGTTTCTTGAGTCCCATATTCGACAGTCTGTGCAAGGTGGGCCACGCAGGACGATTTTCCCCCGATTCTTTGGGCGATCGTCTGCAGCGACTCCATCTGCCCGTGGTGGCACTGGGCGGCATTACGCCCGATCGTCTGCCACAGCTTCGTAGAGCAGGCTTTGCCTCGGCAGCTGCACTCGGCTATGTGTGGTTGGCCGAAGGCCGGGAGTTGATGCGTTGGCAGGAATTGTGTACGCCGGCTGTTATCTGTGTCGGAGGAGTGGATCCGTCGGCCGGAGCCGGCATTACGGCAGATGTGCGGACGGCCGAAAACATGGGCGTACGGGCTTATACGGTGGCTACGGCTATTACCTTTCAGGGGAGTGGCAGCTATCGGGGGGAGCGATGGCTGGATCCGGCGGACATCATCCGGCAGATCGAAACTCTGTCGGCCGAGATGGAGCCTGCCGTCGCCAAGATTGGCCTGATCCGCGACTCGGACACCCTTTCTTTCGTAGTGGATTGTCTGAAAAAGGTTTTCCCCTCGATTCGGATCGTATGGGATCCCGTACTCAGAGCTTCGGCCGACAGCTCCTCGGGACAAGCGGATCGTTTCAATCTTGAAGATATAACGGCTTTGTCCCGGATAGACTTCATCACGCCGAATCTTCCCGAAGCTCGCCACCTTTTGGGTTGCGAACCGGACGATGAGACCCTGTTAGACTTCTATCGAAGGAGCGGTGTCGGCCTCGTCCTCAAGGGGGGGCATGCCGGAGAATCGGTCGTGACGGATCGGATCGTTTACGACGGTCGATGCGAAGCTCTCCGACTCTTACGCGGCGGTACGGAGAAGCATGGCACGGGTTGTGCCCACAGCACCGCTTTTGCAGCTGCTTTGGCCTTGGAACAAGAACCTTTTACGGCTGCCGGGATGGCACAGTTATATGTCAGTCGACTACGTGAGCGTACTTCGGGGTTGCTCGCTATGCACAAAGACCTGCCGGTCGATCCGGTCGTCAGGCTGATGAGCGAAATAGATTTGCAGTTCATCACGCACCGTCAGCCCGACCTGTCCGAACTCGAAGAAGCGGAGGCCGTCTGCCGTATGGGTGTGCGCTGGGTACAGCTTCGGATGAAGGAGGCTTCGCACGAAGAGATGCTTCGCACGGCTTGTGCCGTCAAGGCTGTCTGCCGTCACTACGGATCGCTTTTTGTCGTCAATGACCGTGTCGAAATAGCCCGTCAGGTAGATGCTGACGGCGTACACTTGGGCAAAGAGGATATGGCGATAGTCGAAGCGCGTCGCATCCTCGGTTCGAATAAGATCATAGGACGCACCTGCAATACGATGGAGGATGTGCGCCGAGCATATGCCGAAGGAGCCGACTACGTGGGTATAGGCCCGTATCGCTATACGGAGACGAAGCAGCGTTTAGCTCCCGTCCTCGGACTCGAAGGCTACAAAGCCATCGCCGCCTGTATGCAAGCCGAAGGCATCCGGCTGCCGGCCTTTGCCATCGGTGGGATAGAGGATGCAGACATTCCCCTCATTCGCGACTGTGGCATAGGAGGTATTGCCGTGAGTGGCAGCCTTATCAGGAAAATAAAAAAGAACTAA
- the thiC gene encoding phosphomethylpyrimidine synthase ThiC — protein MKEFKVTTGPLPGSEKIYVEGERFPFLRVPMRRIRMSDTILENGEREKNEDVVVYDTSGPYTDTSYEVNLHRGVPKIREQWIEDRGDTLRLEGLSSEYGRMRQSDASLEELRYEHVCTRPRAAKDGCATQLYYARQGIVTPEMEFVAIRENQLIDQVRTRYRAEEGEPLGAVIPRKITPEFVRDEIAAGRAILPANINHPESEPMIIGRNFLVKINANIGNSPISSTIEEEVEKAVWAIRWGADTVMDLSTGDHIHETREWIIRNSPVPIGTVPLYQTLEKVQGDVTKLNWEIFRDTLIEQAEQGVDYFTIHAGLRWHHVPLTLRRLTGIVSRGGSIIANWCTTHKRESFIYEHFEEICRILAHYDVAISLGDGLRPGCIHDANDAAQIAELKTLGELTEIAWKYNVQTIIEGPGHVPMHKIRENMEIQLEACHGAPFYTLGPLVSDVASGYDHITSAIGAAQIGWFGTAMLCYVTQKEHLGLPNREDVREGVVTYKLAAHAADLAKGHPTAYWRDYMMSKARFEFRWKDQFHLSLDPEKAIQFHDATLPDEGHKEAHFCSMCGEHFCSMRANKNFRKLLNEEAVSK, from the coding sequence ATGAAAGAATTCAAAGTGACTACCGGCCCTCTGCCCGGCAGTGAGAAAATCTATGTCGAAGGAGAGCGTTTTCCCTTCCTGCGTGTACCGATGCGGCGCATCCGAATGTCCGATACCATATTGGAGAACGGCGAACGTGAGAAAAACGAAGATGTAGTCGTATACGATACCAGCGGCCCCTATACCGATACCTCCTATGAGGTGAATCTGCACCGAGGCGTACCGAAGATACGCGAGCAGTGGATAGAGGATCGGGGCGATACGCTGCGGCTCGAAGGGCTCAGCTCCGAATACGGACGGATGAGGCAGTCGGACGCTTCGCTCGAAGAGCTGCGCTACGAGCATGTATGCACACGTCCCCGTGCCGCCAAGGACGGCTGTGCCACGCAGCTCTACTACGCCCGTCAGGGGATCGTGACGCCGGAGATGGAGTTCGTGGCCATCCGCGAAAATCAGTTGATCGATCAGGTCAGGACGCGCTATCGCGCCGAGGAGGGTGAGCCGCTCGGAGCTGTTATCCCGCGCAAGATCACACCCGAATTTGTACGCGACGAGATTGCCGCCGGACGGGCTATCCTTCCGGCCAATATCAATCATCCGGAGAGTGAGCCGATGATCATTGGGCGTAATTTCCTCGTCAAGATCAATGCGAACATAGGCAATTCGCCCATCAGCAGTACCATCGAGGAGGAGGTGGAAAAGGCCGTCTGGGCCATACGCTGGGGTGCCGATACGGTCATGGATCTCTCCACGGGGGATCATATCCATGAGACGCGCGAGTGGATCATCCGCAATTCACCCGTGCCCATCGGCACCGTACCTCTCTACCAGACGCTGGAGAAGGTGCAGGGCGATGTGACGAAGCTCAACTGGGAGATATTCCGCGATACGCTCATCGAGCAGGCTGAGCAGGGTGTGGACTACTTCACCATCCACGCCGGTCTGCGTTGGCACCACGTGCCTCTGACCTTGCGCCGTCTCACGGGGATCGTCTCCCGCGGTGGTTCCATCATCGCCAACTGGTGCACCACCCACAAGCGCGAAAGTTTCATCTACGAGCATTTCGAAGAGATCTGCCGGATCCTCGCACACTACGACGTAGCCATATCCCTCGGCGATGGCTTGCGCCCGGGCTGCATCCACGATGCCAACGATGCTGCGCAGATAGCTGAGCTGAAGACACTGGGCGAACTTACCGAGATCGCTTGGAAGTACAACGTGCAAACCATTATCGAAGGCCCGGGACACGTGCCCATGCACAAGATCCGCGAGAATATGGAGATTCAGCTCGAAGCCTGCCATGGCGCACCCTTCTACACCCTCGGCCCGTTGGTCAGCGACGTGGCGTCCGGCTACGACCATATCACATCGGCCATCGGCGCGGCACAGATCGGATGGTTCGGCACAGCCATGCTCTGCTATGTGACGCAAAAGGAGCATTTGGGTCTGCCCAACCGCGAAGATGTACGTGAAGGTGTAGTAACCTATAAACTGGCTGCTCATGCCGCCGACTTGGCCAAAGGACACCCCACGGCGTACTGGCGCGACTATATGATGAGCAAGGCGCGGTTCGAATTCCGCTGGAAGGATCAGTTCCATCTCTCGCTTGATCCGGAGAAAGCGATCCAATTCCACGATGCCACGCTGCCGGACGAAGGCCACAAAGAGGCGCATTTCTGCTCCATGTGCGGCGAACACTTCTGCTCCATGCGTGCCAATAAGAACTTCCGCAAGTTGCTAAACGAAGAGGCAGTCTCCAAATGA
- the thiS gene encoding sulfur carrier protein ThiS codes for MQVTINNQPIICLEGMGLATLLEAERIQVERTAIAVNGEVVPRASWGDFRLSEGDEILIIQATYGG; via the coding sequence ATGCAAGTTACTATCAACAACCAACCGATCATATGCCTCGAAGGTATGGGACTGGCTACTCTCTTGGAAGCCGAGCGGATCCAAGTGGAGCGCACGGCCATAGCCGTAAACGGAGAAGTCGTACCCCGTGCCTCGTGGGGAGACTTCCGTCTGTCCGAAGGCGATGAGATCCTGATCATCCAAGCCACCTACGGAGGCTGA
- a CDS encoding 30S ribosomal protein S16 produces MATKIRLQRHGRKGYAFYKIVVADSRAPRDGKFIERIGSYNPNTNPATIDLNFERALYWIGVGAQPTDTARNILSREGVLMMKHLLGGVKKGAFDQAAAESKFEAWLKGKKDALNNMKAKVKEAAVADDKVKLEAEKAVNKARAEAVAEKKAAEAKAKAEAEAAAAAEEATETEETPMEAAAEEAPAAESAE; encoded by the coding sequence ATGGCAACAAAAATCAGATTGCAACGACATGGTCGCAAAGGTTATGCCTTTTATAAGATCGTTGTCGCAGACAGCAGGGCGCCACGAGATGGCAAGTTTATTGAAAGGATCGGTTCATACAATCCGAACACGAATCCTGCTACAATAGATTTGAATTTCGAGCGCGCTTTGTATTGGATCGGTGTAGGCGCACAGCCTACCGACACGGCACGTAATATTTTGTCCCGTGAGGGTGTGCTCATGATGAAGCACCTCCTTGGTGGTGTTAAGAAGGGTGCTTTCGATCAAGCTGCAGCAGAAAGCAAGTTCGAGGCTTGGTTGAAGGGCAAAAAAGATGCTCTTAACAACATGAAGGCAAAGGTGAAAGAAGCCGCTGTAGCGGACGATAAGGTTAAGCTCGAAGCAGAGAAGGCCGTAAACAAGGCTCGTGCAGAAGCTGTGGCAGAGAAAAAAGCTGCAGAGGCCAAAGCTAAGGCTGAAGCAGAGGCTGCTGCCGCTGCCGAAGAAGCTACCGAAACGGAAGAAACTCCCATGGAAGCTGCTGCCGAAGAAGCTCCTGCAGCTGAAAGCGCAGAATAA
- a CDS encoding Gfo/Idh/MocA family protein, translating to MHNFAIIGVAGYIAPRHLRAIKDTGNRLVSAMDKFDSVGIMDSYFPKAAFFTEQELFDRHNSKLRGTDQAIDHVSVCTPNYLHDAHCRYGLRLGADVICEKPLVLNPWNIDALQEIEQETGHRIYNILQLRLHESIVALKRKIESGPADKIYDVTLTYITSRGNWYYTSWKGDERKSGGIATNIGVHFYDMLSWIFGSVRHNVVHVYEHDRAAGYLELERARVRYFLSINEELLPENAVQGEKRTFRTIEIDGESFEFSEGFTELHTESYRRILAGEGFGLDEARNSIQIVHDIRNASPVGLKGEYHPFARLPLASHPFGWRR from the coding sequence ATGCACAACTTTGCCATCATCGGTGTGGCCGGCTATATTGCTCCGCGCCACCTTCGCGCCATCAAGGATACAGGCAACCGCTTGGTATCGGCTATGGATAAGTTCGACAGTGTGGGTATCATGGACAGTTACTTCCCGAAAGCTGCCTTCTTTACGGAGCAAGAACTGTTCGATCGTCACAACTCCAAGCTACGAGGAACCGATCAGGCTATCGACCACGTGTCCGTTTGTACACCGAACTATCTGCACGATGCTCATTGTCGCTATGGCCTGCGACTTGGAGCGGATGTGATATGCGAGAAGCCTTTGGTGCTCAATCCTTGGAATATAGACGCTTTGCAGGAGATCGAGCAAGAGACGGGGCATCGGATCTATAATATTCTTCAACTGCGACTCCATGAGTCTATCGTGGCCCTGAAGAGAAAGATCGAATCCGGACCGGCCGACAAGATCTATGATGTCACGCTGACGTATATTACTTCGCGTGGCAACTGGTACTATACGAGCTGGAAGGGAGACGAGCGTAAGAGCGGCGGTATAGCAACGAATATCGGTGTCCATTTCTACGACATGCTGTCGTGGATTTTCGGCAGTGTCCGACACAATGTCGTACATGTGTATGAGCATGACAGGGCTGCCGGCTATCTGGAATTGGAGCGCGCCCGTGTGCGTTACTTCCTCTCGATCAATGAAGAGCTTCTGCCCGAGAATGCCGTACAGGGAGAGAAGCGAACCTTTCGTACGATAGAAATCGACGGCGAATCATTCGAGTTCAGTGAAGGGTTTACGGAGCTGCACACCGAGAGTTATCGGCGGATTTTGGCCGGTGAAGGTTTCGGTTTGGACGAAGCTCGCAACAGCATTCAGATCGTTCATGACATTCGCAATGCTTCTCCCGTAGGACTGAAGGGCGAATACCACCCCTTTGCACGTTTGCCCCTGGCCTCTCATCCTTTCGGATGGAGACGCTGA
- a CDS encoding MBL fold metallo-hydrolase gives MIKFMSIASGSSGNCYYLSNGNQALLIDAGIPLRSISKALKDHQLPIEGNVVGVLVTHDHADHIRTIGCLGEKFHLPVFATERVHNGINSSRYMDHLPLLSRRNILQEETFRLAGFDITAFPIPHDATENVGYHITAPGFSFTLCTDVGHITDTISHYASKADYLVMEANYDCEMLLSGPYPEFLKERVSGPNGHLSNQETGDFLARTFHPGMKHVWLCHLSKDNNHPDLCWKSIEYRLFSEGIRVGKDMELTVLKRTSPSSLYTLLED, from the coding sequence ATGATCAAATTCATGAGTATCGCCAGTGGCAGTAGTGGCAACTGCTACTATCTCTCCAATGGCAATCAGGCACTGCTTATCGACGCAGGCATTCCATTAAGAAGCATTTCCAAAGCCCTCAAAGATCATCAGCTCCCCATCGAAGGCAATGTCGTAGGTGTATTGGTCACACATGACCATGCCGACCACATTCGGACCATCGGCTGCCTGGGAGAAAAATTCCACCTGCCCGTATTCGCTACGGAAAGAGTACATAACGGTATCAACAGCAGTAGATACATGGATCACCTCCCGCTCCTTTCTCGGCGCAATATCCTTCAGGAAGAAACATTTCGTCTGGCCGGATTCGATATAACGGCCTTTCCCATCCCTCACGATGCCACAGAAAACGTAGGGTACCATATCACGGCTCCGGGCTTCAGCTTCACGCTGTGCACCGATGTCGGACACATCACCGACACCATTTCTCACTATGCTTCCAAAGCCGATTATCTCGTTATGGAAGCCAACTATGACTGTGAGATGCTGCTAAGCGGACCCTATCCGGAGTTTCTGAAAGAGCGAGTATCGGGACCGAACGGACATCTGAGCAATCAAGAAACGGGCGACTTCCTTGCCAGAACGTTCCATCCGGGGATGAAACACGTATGGCTGTGCCACCTGAGCAAGGACAACAATCACCCCGACCTGTGCTGGAAATCCATCGAATATCGCCTGTTCAGTGAGGGGATTCGTGTCGGAAAAGATATGGAACTCACCGTACTCAAGCGTACATCCCCCTCATCTCTATATACTCTTTTAGAGGACTGA